In Lysobacter firmicutimachus, one genomic interval encodes:
- a CDS encoding NAD-glutamate dehydrogenase — translation MRKRLPKARHAEAEAFAQAFYKRMSGDELPQHPAEGWAALAADFLDFARDRKPGSALVRLFNPTLKAQGWESPHTVLQIANDDMPFLVDSVTMALADQGIGVHVLGHPVVTFLRDKAGKLVAVGQGVAESLMHLEIDRQTPEAMAAIRQSLETVLADVRASVRDWAQMRERMNAVADELVGERMPISEEGKREAQAFLHWAADNHFTFLGYREYEVVKQGGQDVLRAIKDSGLGLLRGKDAGKPRPLTSLAAHYMPQSGSVDALILTKTNARSTVHRPGYMDYIGVLSFDADGRPVAEKRFLGLYTSSAYNRRPWDIPLVRQRHAYVMQQSGLAADSHSGKALRHVLETLPRDELFQSSEEELFKTASGILGLQERVRSKLFLRRDRYGRYFSGLVYIPRERFNTDVRLRVEAMLKDKLHGEHVDTTVHIGESPLAQLHLIVRPKSGDAVQIDNAAIEAELAEIVRNRQDELRDALVRGHGEQQGLALAHRYGRALPAGYIDEVSASVAAQDIAHLAALSGPDDLRLSLCRTRPGEGGLRFKFYRQLDDIPLSDALPMMENMGLRVISEHPYRLTVDGQPVYIQDFEVETTTQDIDVDRLDETFEDAFAQIWRGNAENDGFNRLILAANLSWRQVAMLRAYCKYLLQVGVPFSQSYVEETFSRYPLLARLLVELFEARFDPTTGSESKVEIKAGQERLKEQFEVLAGGDAAVMAVLQPVLDARSGKREAQAEATLGALKGLLDRVSSLDEDRILRSFIGVINATLRTSYYQRAADGGERGYVSYKFDSAQVPDLPKPKPYREIFVYGPRVEGVHLRFGPVARGGLRWSDRREDFRTEVLGLVKAQMVKNTVIVPVGSKGGFFAKRPPLGGDRDAVLAEGIACYKMFINGLLDITDNIVDGKIVPPKNVVRHDNDDPYLVVAADKGTATFSDIANGIAAEHKFWLDDAFASGGSVGYDHKGMGITAKGAWESVKRHFRAMGRDSQSQDFTAVGIGDMSGDVFGNGMLLSKHIRLVAAFDHRHIFLDPNPDAAKTFKERERMFKLPRSSWDDYDKKLISKGGGVYPRSAKSIPLSPEIKAALGIEGAVAAMSPVELMSAILKAPVDLLWNGGIGTYVKASSESNADVGDRANNGLRVNGSDLRCKTVGEGGNLGLTQLGRIEAAQHGVLLNTDFIDNSAGVDTSDHEVNIKILLNGQVQAKKLTLPERNKLLASMTDEVAGLVLNDNYRQNQAISLMERMSLSRLGSKQHFIRTLESQGLLDRQIEFLPSDAEIAERKARGQGLTRPELSVLLSYSKLVAFQQMLDSDVPEDPYLSKELVRYFPEPLQKKYAKAMENHRLKREIIATAVTNSTINRMGATFLLRMQEDSGRTPGEVAKAFTITRETLDARALWAQIDALDGVVAESTQIDALQVIWNLQRSFTRWLLSRPGAIPDITTAVERYHDGFKDIRAGKGILGDGQRPAHDAAYADWRAKGVPEALAAQLAALPYLEPSCDIIELARERKLKPVEVAKVHFRLGEALRLPWLQEQIDALVVDGRWHAVARGVLREELSTQQRVLVGQVLKMPGATAEAKVQQWLGRDDQSLRFTLAMLTELAAQKSLDYPTASVAVQRLSQLAARG, via the coding sequence ATGCGCAAGCGCCTGCCCAAGGCGCGCCATGCCGAGGCGGAGGCCTTCGCCCAGGCGTTCTACAAGCGCATGAGCGGCGACGAACTGCCGCAGCATCCGGCCGAAGGCTGGGCCGCGCTGGCCGCCGATTTCCTCGATTTCGCCCGCGACCGCAAGCCGGGCTCGGCGCTGGTGCGCCTGTTCAACCCGACCCTCAAGGCGCAGGGCTGGGAATCGCCGCACACCGTGCTGCAGATCGCCAACGACGACATGCCGTTCCTGGTCGACTCGGTGACCATGGCCCTGGCCGACCAGGGCATCGGCGTGCATGTGCTCGGCCACCCGGTGGTGACCTTCCTGCGCGACAAGGCCGGCAAGCTGGTCGCGGTCGGGCAGGGCGTGGCCGAGTCGCTGATGCACCTGGAGATCGACCGGCAGACGCCGGAGGCCATGGCTGCGATCCGGCAGTCGCTGGAGACCGTGCTCGCCGACGTGCGCGCGAGCGTGCGCGACTGGGCGCAGATGCGCGAGCGCATGAACGCGGTCGCCGACGAACTGGTCGGCGAACGCATGCCGATTTCCGAGGAGGGCAAGCGCGAAGCGCAGGCCTTCCTGCACTGGGCCGCCGACAACCATTTCACCTTCCTCGGCTATCGCGAGTACGAGGTGGTCAAGCAGGGCGGCCAGGACGTGCTGCGCGCGATCAAGGACAGCGGCCTGGGCCTGCTGCGCGGCAAGGACGCGGGCAAGCCGCGCCCGCTGACCTCGCTGGCCGCGCATTACATGCCGCAGTCCGGTTCGGTCGACGCGTTGATCCTGACCAAGACCAATGCGCGCTCGACCGTGCACCGTCCGGGCTACATGGATTACATCGGCGTGCTGAGCTTCGACGCCGACGGCCGCCCGGTGGCGGAGAAGCGCTTCCTCGGCCTGTACACCTCCAGCGCCTACAACCGTCGCCCCTGGGACATCCCGCTGGTGCGCCAGCGCCACGCCTATGTGATGCAGCAGTCCGGCCTGGCCGCCGACAGCCACAGCGGCAAGGCCCTGCGCCATGTGCTGGAAACCCTGCCGCGCGACGAGCTGTTCCAGTCCAGCGAGGAGGAGTTGTTCAAGACCGCCTCGGGCATCCTCGGCCTGCAGGAGCGCGTGCGCAGCAAGCTGTTCCTGCGCCGCGACCGCTACGGCCGCTACTTCTCGGGCCTGGTCTACATCCCGCGCGAACGCTTCAACACCGACGTGCGCCTGCGCGTGGAGGCGATGCTCAAGGACAAGCTGCACGGCGAGCATGTCGACACCACCGTGCACATCGGCGAATCGCCGCTGGCCCAGCTGCACCTGATCGTGCGGCCGAAGTCGGGCGACGCGGTGCAGATCGACAATGCCGCGATCGAGGCCGAACTGGCCGAAATCGTGCGCAACCGCCAGGACGAGCTGCGCGACGCGCTGGTCCGCGGCCACGGCGAGCAGCAGGGCCTGGCGCTGGCCCATCGTTACGGCCGCGCCCTGCCGGCCGGCTACATCGACGAAGTTTCGGCCTCGGTCGCCGCCCAGGACATCGCCCACCTGGCCGCGCTCAGCGGTCCGGACGACCTGCGCCTGAGCCTGTGCCGGACCCGCCCGGGCGAGGGCGGCCTGCGCTTCAAGTTCTACCGCCAGCTCGACGACATCCCGCTGTCGGATGCGCTGCCGATGATGGAGAACATGGGCCTGCGGGTGATCTCCGAGCATCCCTACCGCCTGACCGTCGACGGCCAGCCGGTGTACATCCAGGACTTCGAAGTCGAGACCACCACCCAGGACATCGACGTCGACCGCCTCGACGAAACCTTCGAGGACGCGTTCGCGCAGATCTGGCGCGGCAACGCCGAAAACGACGGCTTCAACCGCCTGATCCTGGCCGCCAACCTGTCCTGGCGCCAGGTCGCGATGCTGCGCGCCTACTGCAAATACCTGCTGCAGGTCGGCGTGCCGTTCTCGCAGAGCTACGTCGAAGAGACCTTCAGCCGCTACCCGCTGCTGGCGCGCCTGCTGGTCGAGCTGTTCGAAGCCCGCTTCGACCCGACCACCGGCAGCGAGAGCAAGGTCGAGATCAAGGCCGGCCAGGAGCGCTTGAAGGAGCAGTTCGAGGTGCTCGCCGGCGGCGACGCCGCGGTCATGGCGGTGCTGCAGCCGGTGCTCGACGCCCGCAGCGGCAAGCGCGAGGCCCAGGCTGAAGCGACCCTGGGCGCGCTCAAGGGGCTGCTCGACCGCGTCTCCAGCCTCGACGAGGACCGCATCCTGCGCAGCTTCATCGGCGTGATCAACGCCACCCTGCGCACCAGCTACTACCAGCGCGCCGCCGACGGCGGCGAGCGCGGCTACGTCAGCTACAAGTTCGATTCGGCCCAGGTGCCGGACCTGCCCAAGCCCAAGCCCTACCGCGAGATCTTCGTCTACGGCCCGCGCGTGGAAGGCGTGCACCTGCGCTTCGGCCCGGTCGCCCGCGGCGGCCTGCGCTGGTCGGACCGCCGCGAAGACTTCCGCACCGAGGTGCTGGGCCTGGTCAAGGCGCAGATGGTCAAGAACACCGTGATCGTGCCGGTCGGCTCGAAGGGCGGTTTCTTCGCCAAGCGTCCGCCGCTGGGCGGCGACCGTGACGCCGTGCTGGCCGAGGGCATCGCCTGCTACAAGATGTTCATCAACGGCCTGCTCGACATCACCGACAACATCGTCGACGGCAAGATCGTGCCGCCGAAGAACGTGGTGCGCCACGACAACGACGATCCGTACCTGGTCGTCGCCGCCGACAAGGGCACCGCGACCTTCTCCGACATCGCCAACGGCATCGCCGCCGAGCACAAGTTCTGGCTCGACGACGCCTTCGCTTCCGGCGGCTCGGTCGGCTACGACCACAAGGGCATGGGCATCACCGCCAAGGGCGCCTGGGAGTCGGTCAAGCGCCACTTCCGCGCCATGGGCCGCGACAGCCAGAGCCAGGACTTCACCGCGGTCGGCATCGGCGACATGTCCGGCGACGTGTTCGGCAACGGCATGCTGCTGTCCAAGCACATCCGCCTGGTCGCGGCGTTCGACCACCGCCACATCTTCCTCGACCCGAACCCGGACGCGGCCAAGACGTTCAAGGAACGCGAGCGCATGTTCAAGCTGCCGCGCTCGAGCTGGGACGATTACGACAAGAAGCTGATCAGCAAGGGCGGCGGCGTGTATCCGCGCTCGGCCAAGTCGATCCCGCTGTCGCCGGAAATCAAGGCGGCGCTGGGCATCGAGGGCGCGGTCGCGGCGATGAGCCCGGTCGAGCTGATGAGCGCGATCCTCAAGGCCCCAGTCGACCTGCTGTGGAACGGCGGTATCGGCACCTACGTCAAGGCTTCCAGCGAGTCCAACGCCGACGTCGGCGACCGCGCCAACAACGGCCTGCGCGTCAACGGCAGCGATCTGCGCTGCAAGACGGTGGGCGAGGGCGGCAACCTGGGCCTGACCCAGCTCGGCCGCATCGAGGCCGCCCAGCACGGCGTGCTGCTCAACACCGACTTCATCGACAACTCGGCCGGCGTGGACACCTCCGACCACGAGGTCAACATCAAGATCCTGCTCAACGGCCAGGTCCAGGCGAAAAAGCTGACCCTGCCCGAACGCAACAAGCTGCTGGCGTCGATGACCGACGAAGTGGCCGGCCTGGTGTTGAACGACAACTACCGCCAAAACCAGGCGATCAGCCTGATGGAGCGGATGAGCCTGAGCCGACTGGGGTCCAAGCAGCACTTCATCCGCACTCTGGAGTCGCAGGGCCTGCTCGACCGCCAGATCGAGTTCCTGCCCTCGGACGCCGAGATCGCCGAGCGCAAGGCGCGCGGCCAGGGCCTGACCCGCCCGGAACTGTCGGTGCTGCTGTCGTACTCCAAGCTGGTCGCGTTCCAGCAGATGCTCGATTCGGACGTGCCGGAAGACCCGTACCTGTCCAAGGAACTGGTCCGCTACTTCCCCGAGCCGCTGCAGAAGAAGTACGCCAAGGCGATGGAGAACCACCGCCTGAAGCGCGAGATCATCGCCACCGCGGTGACCAACTCGACCATCAACCGGATGGGCGCGACCTTCCTGCTGCGCATGCAGGAAGACAGCGGCCGCACCCCGGGCGAGGTCGCCAAGGCCTTCACCATCACCCGCGAGACCCTCGATGCGCGCGCGCTGTGGGCGCAGATCGACGCCCTCGACGGCGTGGTCGCCGAGTCGACCCAGATCGACGCCCTGCAGGTGATCTGGAACCTGCAGCGCTCGTTCACCCGCTGGCTGCTGTCGCGGCCGGGCGCGATTCCGGACATCACCACCGCGGTCGAGCGCTACCACGACGGCTTCAAGGACATCCGCGCCGGCAAGGGCATCCTCGGCGATGGCCAGCGGCCGGCGCACGACGCCGCCTACGCCGACTGGAGGGCCAAGGGCGTGCCGGAGGCG
- a CDS encoding acyl-CoA dehydrogenase family protein: MDFGFTEEQLMIQDVARRIAQEKIAPSAEHHDQTGEFPLENIRTLGENGLMGIEVPAEYGGAGMDPISYVLAMVEIAAGDAAHSTIVSVNNSLFCNGILKFGTEAQKQLYVRAIAEGREIGAFALTEPQSGSDATAMRCKAVKQADGSFVINGKKSWITSGPVAKYIVLFAMTDPDKGARGITAFMIDTAKPGFHRGKTEPKLGIRASATCEIEFENYVAAAEDVLGDEGHGFKIAMGVLDAGRIGIASQAIGIARAAYEKTLEYVRERKAFGQPIGAFQMTQAKIADMKCKLDAALLLTLRAAWQKGQADKHGGRFSNEAAIAKLTASEAAMWIAHQAVQIHGGMGYSKEMPLERYFRDAKITEIYEGTSEIQRLVIARNETGLR; encoded by the coding sequence GTGGATTTTGGCTTTACCGAAGAGCAGTTGATGATCCAGGACGTGGCGCGCCGTATCGCCCAGGAAAAGATTGCTCCCAGCGCCGAGCACCACGACCAGACCGGCGAGTTCCCGCTCGAGAACATCCGCACCCTGGGCGAGAACGGCCTGATGGGCATCGAAGTGCCGGCCGAGTACGGCGGCGCAGGCATGGACCCGATCAGCTACGTCCTGGCGATGGTCGAGATCGCCGCCGGCGACGCCGCCCATTCGACCATCGTGTCGGTCAATAACTCGCTGTTCTGCAACGGCATTCTCAAGTTCGGCACCGAGGCGCAGAAGCAGCTGTACGTGCGCGCGATCGCTGAGGGCCGCGAGATCGGCGCCTTCGCCCTGACCGAGCCGCAGTCGGGCTCGGACGCCACCGCGATGCGCTGCAAGGCGGTCAAGCAGGCCGACGGCAGCTTCGTCATCAACGGCAAGAAGAGCTGGATCACCTCCGGCCCGGTCGCCAAGTACATCGTCCTGTTCGCGATGACCGACCCGGACAAGGGCGCGCGCGGCATCACCGCGTTCATGATCGATACGGCCAAGCCGGGCTTCCACCGCGGCAAGACCGAGCCCAAGCTCGGCATTCGCGCCTCGGCGACCTGCGAAATCGAATTCGAGAACTACGTCGCCGCGGCCGAGGACGTGCTCGGCGACGAGGGCCACGGCTTCAAGATCGCGATGGGCGTGCTGGACGCCGGCCGCATCGGCATCGCCAGCCAGGCCATCGGCATCGCCCGCGCCGCCTACGAGAAGACCCTGGAGTACGTGCGCGAGCGCAAGGCCTTCGGCCAGCCGATCGGCGCGTTCCAGATGACCCAGGCCAAGATCGCCGACATGAAGTGCAAGCTCGACGCGGCCCTGCTGCTGACCTTGCGCGCGGCGTGGCAGAAGGGTCAGGCCGACAAGCACGGCGGCCGCTTCAGCAACGAAGCGGCGATCGCGAAGCTGACCGCCTCGGAGGCGGCGATGTGGATCGCCCACCAGGCGGTGCAGATCCACGGCGGCATGGGCTACTCCAAGGAAATGCCGCTGGAACGCTATTTCCGCGACGCCAAGATCACCGAAATCTACGAAGGCACCAGCGAAATCCAGCGCCTGGTCATCGCCCGCAACGAAACCGGCCTGCGCTGA